The following proteins come from a genomic window of Ochotona princeps isolate mOchPri1 chromosome 14, mOchPri1.hap1, whole genome shotgun sequence:
- the LOC131481927 gene encoding spermatogenesis-associated protein 31D1-like encodes MDDVLSLLKSCTEPWLSFGSEYLGAVPSFILLNVVGLLLLYLCYLLLPTKHLDKAKRRKKGATFGSWRSHRREAEEKRKLFSVLKRSLGHHHDSTHFRHMLCPDPSCEVCNRTTAEIQQLLSQESLQDAALSECFSTSADSIIETSVCLSSDLSTIPPGDATAFPLAEPSPPPCSTVSTNLDTSCEDFISPSNLGDSLPPELPPCPDFSFPGDHFSSQPLALPPPPPPFSQETDSVFQADITVTLGDSLGLVSTHRTKTKSIHSPNTTTSEVWHQAHTKDLSTSNLAQGDAKQDVSSLPSSKASTVDYPEVNLLSSLLFLSPDALALLERQVKKRSELLIHREKETKTESFPKQCRPDKPPHSSGKLLKYIPGKHDLVVSLPFWSSKDKSHDLIMIQQPLPPKPFEVCLQKKCIQLTWGHSALHHDLLYPSGLVSSNCSSSNFVVFSSIHSTCTAQEVPILADSPSLSETQIQIQSLPQNMPQPQPQIPLDDQSQSSLPNLQPSPLPQDNTCGVHFLGFPNEEESLRPSEIQGLEHHLLRKKQKSFWDIPSVVLMSQKDFCPPAPKISLGSQFPKAHMPISILPGDFALHSEIRQKLEHHLRKRLIQYRWGLPRRVHESLSLLNPQTDATELCESEGNQRHSGFCLFKHQSSKRVLDVGLGDPGDFCETASKVLPLEKDEETGSRDHLACGSERISDMGGWSDSEEHPEFHMVSLSENHFGTSGISVNQKQLENALKAHLNRKVMQINDSQIPVRVCNSWCSMKQPLPLPEKLYGKGEHSDLTPLVRIDGGINTTCEISFLCSSKKKALEDHIKSFHKRIMWGLPKKILESIEIFNSKENPFECSCHSSFLSSINFASKVDSQGSVSKPFRGSSTTLQQDNLGKIISGPSLDCSVPVVSLVCKERLETQMQTPCEISQERVGNIQEFNSSRQHFLPCTGDTIDKAKQKQPKSTHKSGQTLPPRQNGARPETQDKTRSSMNRTERLQGTKRQSSEHVPTYITYREIFKAKELCTPQSPCCPALTVNEPESSPVRGVISGKKRTTLTPIRPLPKIPETMDPKLLDLKNLLLCELKLKLAGRECVQAYSQSYDLALAIENLKDKHVLTSPEGICPGHTTPSQVLCVHTDNTGISRQQMPCAPMCGLWKDQDERFLPAAKRTNPPEHKAEELGGGDAGLDPSLPRRRSHAARDEMSKDTCGKKSSPVQSQREQVPAESHFRKRVKHFLQWIWPSRKCDGKNSFLEQASSSPSIQNMGLSSNQVAFTGNAEDQVKTPGGKIPGHKLGHDHEIDETCHQELLSTHANFSKTQHNAELQIGAVPVQGCPFNHRAISCKATSTTFCRQ; translated from the exons ATGGACGATGTTCTCTCACTTCTGAAGAGCTGCACTGAGCCCtggctgagctttggctcagAGTACTTAGGTGCTGTCCCCAGCTTCATCCTGCTCAATGTGGTGGGGCTGTTGCTGCTTTACCTTTGTTACCTGCTGTTACCAACCAAG CATCTGGACAAAgccaagaggaggaagaaaggtgCAACATTTGGAA GTTGGAGATCTcacaggagagaagcagaggagaaaAGGAAGCTGTTTTCTGTTCTGAAAAG ATCCCTGGGCCACCACCATGACAGCACACACTTTCGTCACATGTTGTGTCCAGACCCCTCCTGTGAGGTGTGtaatagaacaacagcagagatccagcagctgctgtcccaggaatcCCTGCAAGATGCTGCTCTCTCTGAGTGTTTTTCAACCTCTGCTGATTCTATAATTGAGACCTCAGTATGTCTCTCCTCTGACCTCTCCACAATTCCTCCAGGAGATGCAACAGCATTCCCTCTGGCTGAGCCCTCTCCACCACCCTGCTCAACTGTCTCAACTAACCTGGATACCTCCTGTGAGGACTTCATCTCCCCCTCCAATCTGGGTGATTCTCTGCCCCCAGAGCTTCCTCCTTGCCCGGATTTCTCATTCCCAGGGGACCATTTCTCATCACAACCACTggccctcccccctcctccacctcctttcAGCCAGGAGACAGATTCTGTGTTCCAAGCAGACATCACTGTGACTCTGGGAGACAGCCTTGGTTTAGTGTCCACTCATAGgacaaaaaccaaaagcattcACTCTCCTAACACAACAACATCAGAAGTTTGGCATCAGGCTCATACTAAGGACTTGTCCACCTCCAACTTGGCACAAGGGGATGCCAAGCAAGatgtttcttctcttccttcatcAAAGGCATCTACTGTGGATTATCCTGAAGTCAACCTCCTAAGTAGCCTATTATTTCTCAGTCCAGATGCCCTGGCACTCCTAGAAAGACAAGTGAAAAAGAGGAGTGAGCTCCTGATACacagggaaaaagaaacaaaaacagaatcttTTCCAAAACAATGTAGGCCAGACAAGCCACCTCATTCTTCTGGGAAATTGCTAAAGTACATTCCTGGTAAGCATGACTTAGTAGTCTCCCTTCCTTTCTGGAGTAGCAAAGACAAATCACATGATCTAATCATGATTCAGCAGCCCTTACCTCCTAAGCCATTTGAGGTCTGTCTTCAGAAAAAATGTATCCAGCTCACCTGGGGTCACTCAGCTTTGCACCATGACTTGCTATATCCTTCTGGCCTTGTCTCAAGTAATTGTTCATCATCAAACTTTGTTGTCTTCAGTAGCATACACAGCACCTGCACAGCACAGGAAGTACCAATACTTGCTGATTCTCCATCTCTGTCTGAAACTCAGATCCAAATTCAATCCTTACCTCAAAACATGCCCCAACCTCAGCCCCAAATTCCTTTAGATGACCAGTCTCAATCCTCTCTCCCAAACCTGCAACCTTCTCCTCTACCTCAGGATAACACCTGTGGAGTGCATTTCCTTGGATTCCCAAATGAGGAAGAGTCTCTAAGGCCATCTGAAATTCAAGGTCTGGAACACCACTTGTtgaggaaaaagcagaaaagttTTTGGGATATACCCTCAGTGGTCCTTATGTCTCAGAAAGACTTCTGTCCTCCAGCTCCAAAAATTTCCTTAGGCAGCCAGTTCCCCAAAGCCCACATGCCAATCTCCATCCTTCCTGGAGATTTTGCCCTTCACAGTGAAATCCGGCAGAAACTAGAGCACCACCTTCGAAAGAGGCTCATCCAATATCGATGGGGCCTGCCCCGCAGGGTCCATGAATCTCTGTCATTGCTTAACCCTCAGACAGATGCCACTGAGTTGTGTGAGTCAGAAGGAAACCAGAGGCACTcagggttttgtttatttaaacatCAGAGCAGCAAAAGAGTACTGGATGTTGGACTGGGTGACCCTGGAGACTTCTGTGAGACAGCCTCAAAAGTGCTTCCTCTCGAAAAGGATGAGGAGACTGGTTCACGTGACCATCTAGCGTGTGGTTCAGAGAGGATCTCAGATATGGGCGGATGGTCTGACTCTGAGGAACACCCAGAATTTCACATGGTGAGTCTGTCGGAGAACCATTTTGGGACCTCAGGGATAAGTGTAAATCAGAAACAACTTGAAAATGCCTTGAAAGCCCATCTGAACAGGAAAGTTATGCAGATAAATGACAGCCAGATCCCTGTAAGGGTATGCAATTCATGGTGTTCTATGAAGCAACCATTGCCTCTTCCTGAGAAATTGTATGGCAAAGGGGAACACAGTGATTTGACTCCACTGGTGAGAATAGATGGTGGCATCAATACCACCTGTGAgatttccttcctttgttctAGCAAGAAGAAGGCATTGGAAGACCACATCAAAAGCTTTCACAAGAGGATTATGTGGGGCCTACCCAAAAAGATTCTTGAATCTATAGAAATCTTCAACTCAAAAGAAAACCCCTTCGAGTGCAGTtgccattccagctttctgtcctCAATCAACTTTGCCTCTAAGGTGGATTCCCAAGGCAGTGTTTCCAAGCCCTTTAGAGGAAGCTCCACTACTTTGCAGCAAGACAACTTGGGAAAAATAATCTCTGGCCCCAGTCTTGATTGCAGTGTTCCTGTTGTGTCACTTGTGTGCAAGGAAAGGTTGGAGACACAGATGCAAACCCCTTGTGAGATCAGCCAGGAAAGAGTAGGTAACATTCAGGAATTTAATAGCAGCAGACAACATTTTCTGCCTTGCACAGGGGACACcatagacaaagcaaagcagaaacagcccaaatcaacacacaaaagtgGACAAACATTGCCCCCAAGGCAAAATGGGGCTAGACCTGAAACACAAGATAAAACAAGAAGCTCAATGAACAGAACTGAAAGGCTTCAGGGCACAAAAAGGCAGAGTTCAGAACATGTTCCCACATATATCACATACAGGGAAATCTTCAAGGCAAAGGAACTCTGCACTCCTCAGTCCCCATGTTGTCCTGCCTTGACAGTCAATGAACCAGAAAGCTCTCCAGTGAGAGGTGTTATTTCCGGTAAAAAAAGAACTACCCTGACCCCTATACGTCCATTGCCAAAAATACCTGAAACCATGGATCCTAAACTCTTAGACCTtaaaaatcttcttctctgtgagtTGAAGTTGAAGTTGGCTGGCAGGGAGTGTGTTCAAGCTTATAGCCAATCCTATGACTTGGCCCTTGCCATAGAAAACCTGAAAGACAAGCATGTCTTGACAAGCCCTGAAGGCATCTGCCCTGGGCACACAACACCATCCCAAGTGCTGTGTGTCCATACCGACAACACAGGGATCAGTAGGCAGCAGATGCCTTGTGCCCCTATGTGTGGCTTATGGAAAGACCAGGATGAAAGATTCCTCCCAGCTGCGAAGAGAACGAACCCTCCAGAACACAAAGCAGAAGAGCTTGGTGGAGGAGATGCAGGACTAGATCCCTCCCTGCCCAGAAGGAGGAGCCATGCTGCTCGAGACGAGATGTCAAAGGACACGTGTGGGAAAAAATCTTCCCCAGTGCAGTCACAGAGGGAGCAGGTTCCTGCTGAAAGCCATTTCAGAAAGAGGGTAAAGCACTTTTTGCAGTGGATTTGGCCCAGCAGAAAATGTGATGGGAAAAATAGTTTCCTGGAACAAGCAAGTTCCTCACCATCTATACAGAACATGGGCCTCAGTAGCAACCAGGTTGCCTTCACTGGGAATGCTGAGGACCAAGTCAAGACACCTGGTGGGAAGatcccaggacataaactgggaCATGATCATGAAATAGATGAGACCTGCCATCAAGAGCTCCTTTCCACCCATGCAAACTTTAGCAAAACTCAGcacaatgcagaattacagattgGGGCAGTGCCTGTCCAGGGTTGTCCATTCAACCACAGGGCAATATCCTGTAAGGCAACAAGTACCACATTCTGCCGCCAATGA
- the LOC131481840 gene encoding NUT family member 2G-like, translating into MILDSGTSMSPLMLLPCPQTSHGPAPQPPMGQPAGPLLNVAFPPGSCLVLPTLLPATPVVAGDGGCGPSVAGHVSTILHETPEARPIAPPHSQTLVFSQAPLHLSATWEATCVPASSGQTLVPLTTTVVTQDRQLGCTPALAPVVPPPTTQVAPTVFPNHVAPASHGGDKEGATAPCQAKATSDGPQHSTSVYKNFRRWQHFKALARRHLPQSPDAEALACFLIPVLRTLAQRKPSMPLEEGMQIAMQEWQQTSKSERMDFYNMAAKFMEFEAEEMERLTLECMKGKTYQPPPAPVHLLPQGPPATGLVQQTVSEPGMDSSKALPVYPQPPRNWQPQDETPEALSKYTNITEVLQGPMPSTKKKPSAKQDTDGIWTPQDMETYPDPELLNYIDELCAQEDFTDKVEAIIHPRFLAELLSPDAQLDLMALVEELEKEEVLTAEQVVEKPLSLLSEDGAVGATATQQALLLDTIPEAVTCQGAQSEDCAQPNAVSADIDSQQVSSQHLQRCAVLGNRPKEAAGFAGHQEYLFPGTFKTPSTQGHHVPAPRCPKPAGSFRAQSSVENPQPPVGLSTNNEDELPSLAFFLNSQLHLLPLDLDQSPVCPAHEPLSSQGRGLSCVVPKTRKSKKRVHQGGPVPATKKTRSGSGLGALGRQALALGRIGKSQAQKRSHDPMVSRRKKRQR; encoded by the exons ATGATCCTGGACTCTGGCACCTCCATGTCCCCATTGATGCTGTTGCCCTGTCCCCAAACCAGTCATGGCCCAGCACCCCAGCCTCCAATGGGGCAGCCAGCTGGACCTCTTCTGAATGTAGCATTCCCTCCGGGCAGCTGTCTTGTGCTACCTACACTTTTGCCAGCAACACCTGTGGTGGCAGGAGATGGTGGCTGTGGACCAAGTGTGGCTGGCCATGTCAGTACCATCCTCCACGAGACACCAGAAGCAAGGCCAATAGCGCCACCACACTCTCAGACCTTGGTCTTCAGCCAGGCCCCTCTCCACTTGAGTGCCACGTGGGAGGCAACATGTGTGCCAGCATCATCTGGGCAGACCCTTGTGCCTCTGACAACCACTGTGGTCACCCAGGACAGGCAGTTGGGCTGCACACCAGCTCTTGCTCCTGTGGTTCCACCACCAACTACTCAGGTGGCCCCCACTGTCTTTCCAAACCATGTGGCACCAGCGTCTCATGGAGGTGACAAGGAAGGGGCAACGGCTCCTTGCCAGGCCAAGGCTACATCTGATGGCCCCCAACACTCCACAAGTGTCTACAAGAACTTCCGGCGCTGGCAGCACTTCAAGGCTCTGGCCCGCAGGCACCTCCCCCAGAGCCCTGATGCTGAAGCTCTGGCCTGCTTCCTCAT CCCCGTGCTGCGGACTCTGGCTCAGAGGAAGCCCAGCATGCCGCTGGAGGAGGGGATGCAGATTGCCATGCAAGAATGGCAGCAAACGAGCAAGTCGGAAAGGATGGACTTCTACAATATGGCAGCCAA GTTTATGGAGTTTGAGGCCGAGGAGATGGAGAGGCTGACGCTGGAGTGCATGAAGGGGAAAACGTAccagcctcctccagccccagtGCACCTGCTTCCTCAAGGGCCCCCAGCtactgggcttgtccagcagacaG TGTCTGAACCCGGCATGGACAGCTCCAAGGCCTTACCAGTCTATCCCCAGCCACCAAGAAACTGGCAGCCTCAGGACGAgaccccagaggctctgagcAAGTACACAAACATCACAGAAGTGCTACAAGGGCCGATGCCCTCCACCAAGAAGAAACCCAGTGCAAAACAAGACACAGATGGGATCTGGACTCCCCAAGACATGGAGACCTATCCAGACCCAGAACTACTCAACTACATTGATGAGCTGTGTGCCCAGGAGGACTTCACTGATAAG GTGGAGGCCATCATTCACCCTCGATTCCTAGCAGAACTGCTTTCCCCTGATGCACAGCTGGATCTCATGGCCCTGGTGGAGGAGTTGGAGAAGGAGGAAGTGCTGACTGCTGAGCAG GTGGTGGAGAAGCCCCTTTCCCTCTTGAGTGAGGATGGGGCTGTGGGGGCAACCGCCACTCAGCAAGCACTCTTATTGGACACCATTCCTGAGGCTGTCACCTGCCAAGGTGCACAGAGTGAAGACTGTGCCCAGCCAAATGCAGTCAGTGCTGACATCGACTCACAACAGGTCTCTTCCCAGCATCTGCAGAGATGTGCTGTCTTAGGCAACAGGCCTAAGGAGGCTGCAGGCTTTGCTGGGCATCAGGAGTATCTTTTCCCAGGGACTTTCAAAACTCCATCCACACAAGGCCACCATGTCCCTGCCCCAAGATGCCCCAAGCCTGCAGGAAGCTTCAGAGCACAATCATCTGTTGAGAACCCACAACCACCAGTGGGCCTCTCCACGAACAACGAGGATGAGCTCCCCAGCCTGGCCTTCTTCCTGAACTcccagcttcacctgctgcctttggaTCTTGACCAGAGCCCCGTCTGCCCAGCGCACGAGCCTCTCTCTAGCCAGGGAAGGGGCCTCAGTTGTGTTGTCCCTAAAACTCGCAAATCCAAAAAGCGAGTTCATCAGGGAGGCCCGGTTCCTGCGACCAAGAAGACTCGCTCGGGCTCTGGGCTTGGAGCCCTTGGCAGGCAGGCCCTGGCTCTCGGTCGTATTGGAAAGAGCCAGGCTCAAAAGAGGAGCCATGATCCCATGGtcagcaggaggaagaagaggcagcGTTAA